CCGAAGAGATTCGATGTGACCTGGGTCACATGCCCTTCGGCGGGAAACCCACGATCGGTCTCCTCCAGCGCGCGCCCGCGCCGACCTCGACACAGGGTGATCGAAAGGGTGCAGTCCGAGACCGGCGGCTGCCGTGGCGCGAGGGGTCCGTGCATGCAGCAGCCGTCCAGCCGTCGTCGGATACGCCCGCCGGGCCCCCTGCGCCCCCGCCGGGCGGCGGCCCTCGTGTCCGTGGCCGCGCTGACCCTCGCGGTCAGCACCTCCGCCGGCACCGGGCACCTCACCAGGGGTTCCACGACGGCGGCGGGCTCCGTCCCGCTGGCCCGCACCTCCCCGCTCGGCCCCTGCGCCATCCGGGGCGGCCTCGGCGTCCAGATGTCCGAGGGGCTGCCCACCCCGGCCGGCTACTCCCGTTCCACGGGTACCGTCCGCGCCCTGAACCTGATGGTCGACTTCTCCGACGCCCCCGGCCAGGGCAGCGCCCTCGACCGGCTCGCGGAGTTCTTCCCGCAGACCCGCGACTGGTTCACCACCAGTTCGTACGGCCGCCTCGACTACCGCCCCGAGGCTCCCGTCGCCGACTGGCTGCGGATGCCCCGGACGTTCCGCTCGTACGGCATAGAACGCGGCGCCCCCTTCGACCCCGGCTACCGCAGGCTCGTCCACGACATCGTGGCCGCCGCCGACCCGGTGGTCGACTTCCGCTCGTACGACCTGCTGAACGTGCTGGTCACCCCGAACGCGGGCCCCTCCGCCCTGGACACCGTCCTGTCCGTCACCTTCGCCGGGAACCGGGATGCGCCGGTCGCGGACGGGGTGCCCGTCGCCAACGCGTCCTTCGTCTACTCCCGGCAGGACGACGGCTCCGGTTCGTACGACACCACGGGCTACCGCGTCCTCCCGCACGAGAACGGCCATGTGTTCGGGCTGCCCGACCTCTACACGCAGCACGGCGGGGGCGCGGTCGGCCACTGGGACATCATGAGCGAGGACTGGGGGGCCAACAACGACCTCCTCGGCTGGCACAAGTGGAAGCTCGGCTGGCTGGACCCCTCGCAGGTGGGCTGCGCGGTGACGGCCGGGACGACGGAGTACACGCTCACCCCGCTGGCCCGTCCCGGCGGCGCGAAACTCGTGTTCGTGCCCATCAACTCCCGTACGGGGTACGCCCTTGAGCTGCGCACGCGCGAGGGCAACGACGAGACGGTGTGCCGGCCGGGCGTGCTGGTCTACCGGGTCGACGCGAACGTCGACACCGGCCGCGGCCCGGTCACGGTGTACGACTCCCGGCGGAACAGCGGCGGCTGCACGCGCAGCCCGAACGTCCACGCCGAGCTCTCCGACGCGCCCTTCGCACCCGGCGAGACCTTCAAGGACCCGAGGCGGGGCATCCAGATCACCGTGACGAGCGCGGACCTCGACGGGAACTACCGGGTGACGATCACCCGGCGGTGACCCGGCCGGGGGGGGGTGCGCGGGGAGCCCGCCCGCGCCGGCGGGCGTACGGCCGGCTGTTCCGTGCGGGCATTACGGTGTGCCCATGGTTGCCCCCGCCACGAATGTCCCGCCGGTCCTGGACGGTCCCGTACCCGCCGAGGCCGTCGCCCCGCTGATGCGCGGGATCGCCGTGCTGCGGCAGCTGACCGAGGCGGGCGGGACGCTGAGCCTGAGCGGTCTTGAGCGCGCGACCGGGCTGGCCCGTTCCACGGTGGACCGGATCACGGCGACGCTCGCCCGGATGGGGTACGTCCGTCTCGACGGCCGGGACGCGGTTCTCACCCCTCGGCTGATGGAGCTCGGCAACGCCTATCTGGCCGCCCTCCGGCTGCCCGCCCTGCTCGACGCGCACGCGGACGCCCTCGCCGACGAGCTGGACGAGTCGGTGTCGCTGGCGGTCGGCGACCGGGACGGCATCCGGTTCATCCACCAGGCCACCCGGCGCCGCGCGATGTCCCTCAGCTTCCGCATCGGCGACCTGCTCCCCGCCGAACGCACCGCCCCCGGCCCGCTGTTCGCCACCGAGTGGACGCCCGCCGACTGGCACCGCTGGCACGAACGCCGGACGGCGGACCCGGCCGACCTCGGCTTCCCCGCGATACCGCCGCGGACCGACGACTCGGGCGCCGACTTCGAGGCCTACGCCGAGCGGGCCCGCGTCGACGGCTGGGCGCTGGACGACCAGCTGATCGAACCGGGGCTGGTCGCCGTCTCCGTACCCGTACGGGACCCCCGCACGGGCCGGGTGGCCTGTGTGGCGAGCGTCGTCAGCCACACGAGCCGCCGTACGGCGACCGGCCTGCGCGACGACCTGCTGCCGCGGCTGCGGGCGACGGTGGTCGCGATGGAGGCCGAGCTGCGGGCCGAACTGCGGGTGCGCCCGGCCGCCGGGACGCCGGCGCCCCCCTCCGGCCTGGCGGCCTGGACCGGGGCCTCGAAGCAGGAACTGGGCCGGGAGTTCGTCGAGTCCCTGGCCAGGGGCCTCACCGTCCTGACGGCCTTCGGCGAGTCCCGCGCCGAGCTGACCCTGACGGAGGTCGCGCGGGCCACGGGCCTGGCACGGGCGACCGCCCGCCGGGCCCTGATCACCTACGAGCACCTGGGGTACGTCGAGGCCCACGGCCGCACCTTCACCCTCACCCCCCGGGTGCTGTCCCTGGGCTTCCCGCCCCTCTCCCACACCTCCCTGCCCGAGATCGCCTCCCCCCACCTGGCCGAACTCGCGGGACGCGTCGAGGAGTCGGCGTCACTGGCGGTCCTGGCCGGGAACGCGGGTGCGGGTTCGGGGGCGGAGATCCAGTACACGGCGCGGGTGGCGACGCGGCGCATCGTGAGCGCCAACATCACCGTCGGCACGCGGCTTCCGGCGTACCCGACCTCGGTGGGCCGGGTGCTGCTTGCCGGACTGCCGGAGCCGGAGCGGCGGGTGCCGGACCTGGCTCCGCTGACCCCGCACACCGTGACGGACCCGGCGGCCTTCGCACAGGTGCTGGCGGAGGTACGGCGGCAGGGTTACGCCCTGGTCAGCGAGGAGCTGGAGGAAGGGCTGCGGTCGATCGCCGTGCCGGTGCGGGACCGTACGGGACGGGTCGTCGCGGCGGTGAACGTCGCGATGCACACGACCCGGCGTACGGCGGAGCAGTGCGTGGCGGAGGTGCTGCCGGAGCTGTACGGGACGGCGTCCCGGATCGAGGGGGAACTGCGCACGGCGGGCAGGTTCACCCGGGTGCCGCTGACGTAGCCGCCGCTCCCATTGCCCCCGCGCGGTCACTCACCTAGTCTCCATCTACATACATGGACAACATCCACATACGCAGTCCGCGCACAAGGATTCCGGTGACCATGAGCACGCACACGAACACGAGTACGGGTACCGGCACGGGTCGGCCGACCGTCACCTCCTTCTCCGTCTACCCGGTCGCCGGCCGGGACAGCATGGAGCTGAACCTCTCCGGCGCCCACGGCCCCTGGTTCACGCGCAACATCGTGATCCTCACCGACTCCGAGGGCCGTACGGGACTCGGCGAGGTCCCCGGCGGCGAGAAGATCACACGGACACTGCGCGACGCCGAGTCCCTGGTCGTCGGGGCGAAGGTGGGCGACTACAAGCGCGTCCTGGCGGAGATCGGGGCCCGGTTCGCCGACCGCGACCAGGGCGGACGCGGCGCCCAGACCTTCGACCTGCGCACCACCGTGCACGCGGTGACGGCCGTCGAGTCGGCCCTCCTCGACCTCCTCGGCCAGCACCTGGACGTACCGGTCGCCGCCCTGCTCGGCGACGGCCAACAGCGGGACTCCGTACGGGTATTGGGCTACCTCTTCTACGTCGGCGACCCGGACCGGACCGACCTGGACTACGTCCGCGAGCCGGACTCGGACGTCGACTGGTACCGCGTCCGGCACGAGGAGGCCCTGACCCCGGAGGCGATCGTCCGCCAGGCCGAGGCCACCCACGCCCTGTACGGCTTCCGCGACTTCAAGCTCAAGGGCGGGGTCCTGGAGGGCACGGACGAGGTCAAGGCCGTACGGGCGCTGAAGGACCGCTTCCCGGAGGCACGGATCACCCTCGACCCGAACGGCGCGTGGTCGCTGCGCGAGGCGATCGAGCTGTGCACACCCCTGAACGGCACGCTGGCCTACGCCGAGGATCCCTGCGGCGCGGAGGACGGCTACTCGGGGCGCGAGATCCTCGCCGAGTTCCGCCGGGCGACCGGCCTGCCCACGGCGACCAACATGATCGCCACGGACTGGCGGCAGCTGACCCACGCCCTGGCCCTCCAGTCGGTCTCCATCCCGCTGGCCGACCCGCACTTCTGGACCATGCAGGGCTCGGTACGCGTCGCCCAGCTGTGCAACGCGATGGGCCTGACCTGGGGCTGCCACTCCAACAACCACTTCGACATCTCCCTGGCCATGGTCACCCACTGCGGCGCGGCGGCCCCGGGCGAGTACAACGCCCTCGACACCCACTGGATCTGGCAGGAGGGCCTGGAACGCCTCACGGTCGATCCGCCACACATCGTCGGAGGCGAGATCGCGGTGCCGGACGCCCCGGGGCTGGGGGTCAGGGTGGACATGGAGCGGGTGCTCGCGGCACATGAGCTGTACCGGGAGAAGGCGCTGGGGGCGCGGGACGACGCGATCGGGATGCGGTACCTGGTGCCGGGGTGGGAGTTCGACGGGAAGCGGCCCTGCCTGGTGCGGTAGGGGCGGGCCGGAGCAGGCCGCGGCCCTGCCGGCGGAATCCTGCGACAATCCGCCTCCGCGCAACTACACTCGGTGGCCACCGGATCGGCCTGTGCCGCGAAAGGTTGAGCACGTGACGGAGTTATGGTCGGGCGCCCACGGTTCGGTGGGACGCGTGGTCACCTGGCCCGCACCCGACGCCTACGTTCTGGTCGACGGTCTCCTGCTGCGTGCCCTGCCGGCCGGCGTGCACGCGACACCCGGCCTGCGGGTGCGGCTGGAATTCGACACCGGACAAGAGCGCCTCGTCATGACGGAGTCCGGGCCGGACGACGGCCCGCCGGGCGCCGGGAATCCGGACACCGCATGAGCACGAGCATGGGCTACGACATCCAGTTCGCGTCCGGGCTCGACGAGCGGCAGCCGGTCGTCATCCTCCTCGACGCCTCGGGCTCCATGGCCCGCCCCGCGTCCAGCCCACGCATCGACGAGGTCAACTCGGCGCTCACCACCCTGTTCGAGAGCGTCCGGTCCCAGGCCCGGCTGCGGGCGCGGGTGGAGATCTGTCTGATCACCTTCGGTTCGCAGGTCCGGGTGTACGACGCGGAGGCCTCCGCCCTCGTCAGCGCCGAACAGGCCGATCCCGACCGGGTGTTCGTACCGGTGGACCGGTTGTCGCCGCCCCCGCTCACCGCGGCGGGCTACACCTGCCTCGCGCCCGCGCTGGACATCGCTCTGCGGATCGTCGTGGAACGCCGCCGGGCGCTGGAGGCCCACCGGCTGTCCGTGCTCCGGCCGCTGATCTGGCTGGTGACCGACGGCGCGCCGAGCGACGAACGGGGCCGCCCGCTGGACGCGGCCGAACTGGCCCCGCTGGCCGACCGGTTGCGCACGGCGGAGGCGGCCCCGCCCCCCGACGGATGCGTCTTCCTCACGATCGGCGTCCAGGGCGCCGACCGCCGGCTCCTCGAAGTGCTGGCGCCGGACGCCACGTTCATGCTGGAAGGCCTCGACTTCACCGAGATCCTGCGGTTCCTGCTGCGCAGCTCCGACCGGGTCAGCTCGATCGGCACGGCCGGAGAGGTGCACCGCGAGGTCGCCCGGCAGGCAGCGCTGCAGAAGGCCATGAGCGACCTGGAGGAGAAGCACCTCTAGTGGACGACCACCGTGGGCTGTTCGTGTCAGGGGCCGTGGTGCAGGGCACCGACCATCTCGCCGCGGGAACCGGCTGCCAGGACGCGCTGAAGTCCGCCCGCTGCGAGGGCGGCGACGGCGTCGTACTGGCCGTCGCCGACGGAGCCGGCAGCCGCGACCGCAGCGCCCTGGGAGCCCATCTGGCCGTCGACATCGCGTGCCGGGTGCTCGCCCGGGACCTGCCGGGCGGCGACCTGGGCGGCTCCGCGTGGACCGAGTGGATCAGCGGCCGGGCGAAGGAGGTCGTGGACACCTGGCTGCGGGCGACCCGTGCCCTGCCCCCGGCGGCGGAGTACGGCGAGGAGCCCGTCGGCGCCGGCGTCCCGCTCGACGGCGGTGCCGGCTACCCAGGCCCAGGACCAGGACCAGGACCAGGACCCGGTGCCGGTGCCGGCCCCGGTGAGTTCGCCGCGACCCTGGCGGCGGCGGTCGTGAAACCGCCCTGGGCCGCGTTCCTGTGCGTCGGCGACTGCTTCGGCACCGTCCTGACCCTGGACGGCGACAGCATGCGCGAGCGCTGCCATCTGGTGCTTCCGCCACCCGACGCACGGCAGCCTCCCCTCTTCCTCTCCTCCCCCGGGGCCCGAATGCGCGTGCGATCCTTCGCCCTGTGGGATCCGGACCTCAGTGGTGTCGTGCTGGCCACCGACGGCTGCGTACCGCTGACGCTGGACCACCCGGACGTGCACGGACTGCCGCCCGCGGCCGGGCCGTTGCCCTCCAGCCGGTTCTTCGTCGGACTGGCGGCGGCCCTGCGGGACAACGGCGGTGACGCGGAACCACTGCGCGCCCTGCTGTGCAGCCCCGAAGCCGGACGCAGCGGTGACGATCTGACGCTGCTGTGCGCGCTCACCGCGCGCGGTGAGCGCCGCGCGCGGACCGGGAGGGGGTGACCACGATGATTCGCACCAGATCCGCCTCGGGGCGCGAATGGCTGCTCGGCGATGTCGTGGGAAGCGGCTCGGAAGGCGTGGTGTACACCGTCGACGGCCAGCCGGGACTGGTGGCGAAACTCGTGCCCCTGCCTGCCGAGGCCGACAACTACCGGCTGCGCGTGGAGAGCCTCGTCCGGCAGGGGCGGGAGCCGCGGACCGTGCGGCTGCTGAGCGGAACGCCGAGCCGGCTCGCCTGGCCGCTGGAGACCCTCGGCACGTCCGGAGGCGTCACCGGGTATCTGATGCGGGACATGCGCCGGGCGTTCCTGCCCTTCGAGCACGTCCTGCTGCCGACCGCACGCCGGGAGTCCCTGCCGTCGGCGACCTGGGCCACAGCCCTGCGCACGGCCGCCTCGCTGGCGGAACTCGTCGCCGACCTGCACGCCGAGGGCTATGTGATCGGCGATCTCAAACCGGACAACCTCTGGAGCGACGCCGAGGGCCGGACCGGGCTCGCGGACATCGACTCCCTCCAGTTCACCGACGGACGGCGGACCTTCCCCTGCCGTATGCGCTCGCCCGGCTACACCGCCCCCGAGGGCATCGACTCCGACGCTCTGCCGGACCGCGCCTCGGACTGCTTCGTCCTCGCCGTCCTCGTCCACCAGTTGCTGATGGGCGGGCTGCACCCCTTCCACGGCCGCCCGGCCGACGGCAGCCCGTACTTCTCGCTCGACGACAACGTGCGCAACGGCCGGTGCCGGATCACCGACCGGGGCTCGGTGGTCCTGCCGAGGGCCGCGCCGCCCGTGGACCTGCTGCCACGAGGGCTCACCGCGCTCTTCGTCCAGGTCTTCGGCCGCTCCGGGCGCGGTGACCCGGCCACCCGGCCGGACGCCGCCGCCTGGGCACGAGGGCTGCGCGCGGAGTCGCGACCCGGTCGGCTGACCGCCTGCGACCGCGACGATTCGCACGTGCACACAGTGGAGCGGCCCTGGTGCCCCTGGTGCGACCAGCAGGAGCGCGGCGGGACCACCTGGGCAGCGACCGACACCCGGCCCGGAAACAGCGAGGTGCGCCGACCATGACCGATGCCACCCCCGATCCCGCCCCGGCGGCCCGGCACCCGCAGGCGACACACGACGACGAGCACGAGGGAGACGCACGCGGCCCGGCCCCGGCGGCCCGCCGGGGCGAACTGACGGTCAACCGCGTCCTCGACCGCTGCACCACGCTGGGGCCGAACGTGCGGGCGGTGATCTGGGTGCAGGGCTGCCCCCTGCGCTGCCGGGGCTGTGTCGCGCCGGAGACGCTCCCGTTCGCGGGCGGCGAGGTCCGTACCGTCGCGGAGCTGGCCGACTGGCTGACGGGCCTGACCGACGTGGAGGGCGTCACCCTCTCCGGCGGCGAGCCCTTCAGCCAGGCCCAGCCGCTCGCGGACCTGCTGGACGCGGTTCGCGAACGGCGGCCCGGGTTCTCGGCGATGGCGTACTCGGGCTTCCGGCACGAGGCACTGCGGCGCGGTACGCCGGGCCAGCGCGCCCTGCTGGACCGGCTCGACCTCCTCGTCGACGGCCCCTATGTGGCCGCCCGGCACGGGGATCTCCTTTGGCGAGGTTCATCCAATCAGCGTGTTGTCGTACTCACGGAGCGCTACCATCATGTGACGTCGCTCATAGACACGGGGGCGGGCATCGAGGTGTCCGTGGGCGACGACGGCCGGTTCTCGTGGGCCGGGGTTCCTGCCGTTCCCGGCTTTCGCACCTTGCTGGAGGAGCAACTGGCCGCAGCGGGATACGTGGTGGACGCCCGGGAGACGGCAGCCGCCACTCACACGCGGGCGGAAATCCGGGGGACGGATGAGCGGATCACCGAAGTACAGCACCGTGACGATCAGTGCGGCCCGACAACAGGAGGAAGCCCGGCACCGGGCCCGGCAGGCGGCTGAGCGACGGCGCCGCGAAGCGGAACGGGCGGCTGAGCGACGGCGCCGCGACGCGGTACGGGCGGAGGCCCGCAGACGCCGGACGGCCGAGCTGGCCGAGACCCGCAGGGCCCAGGACGAGCAGCGGCTCGTCGGCGTACGGACGGAACACGCGCGGGCGGCCGGGCAAAGGCTGACGGAGCTCGACGAAATGGTGAGAACCCTCGCGGCGAGCGGCGCGCCGGGTGACGCCGTGGACCGGATCGCCGCGGAGACGGCGCAGTTGCGCGAACGGCTGCGGCACGGCGCGGGCGACACCGTGGACGAGGAGATCGAGCGGCTGCGCGGCCGTGCGGTGCGCCTGCGGTCCTCGGCGCGGCCGGGGCCGACGGCCGGCAGCGGCCGGGACACCCCCCGGCAGGCGCTGGAGGCGCTCGGGCTCCGGCTGGCGGACCTGGGCCCGCAGGCGCTCGCGGACGATCCCGAGGGGCATCACGGTTGCCGCGGCCTCATCGGTGAACTGCGCACGGCGCTCGAAGCGGGGCACACGGCCAGGTTCGAGGCCCTGCTGGGCACCGTCGAGCACCGGCTCGCCCAGCACGCAGCCGCCGTCGGGGAGGCGGCGGAGGCCCGCAGGAGGGAAGCGGCCGAGGAAGCGGAGCGGGAGACCGAGCGGGAGGCGCTGCGTGCGGAGGCGTCCCGGCTCGCCGCCGAGGAGGAACGGCTCCGCCGTGAGTCACTGGAGGAGGCCGCGGACCGGCTCGACACCATCGACGCCGCCGTGCGCGACGCGATCCGGGACGCGGTCGACTTCGCCGAAACCGCCCTCGCGGAC
The DNA window shown above is from Streptomyces sp. NBC_01451 and carries:
- a CDS encoding M6 family metalloprotease domain-containing protein, producing the protein MQQPSSRRRIRPPGPLRPRRAAALVSVAALTLAVSTSAGTGHLTRGSTTAAGSVPLARTSPLGPCAIRGGLGVQMSEGLPTPAGYSRSTGTVRALNLMVDFSDAPGQGSALDRLAEFFPQTRDWFTTSSYGRLDYRPEAPVADWLRMPRTFRSYGIERGAPFDPGYRRLVHDIVAAADPVVDFRSYDLLNVLVTPNAGPSALDTVLSVTFAGNRDAPVADGVPVANASFVYSRQDDGSGSYDTTGYRVLPHENGHVFGLPDLYTQHGGGAVGHWDIMSEDWGANNDLLGWHKWKLGWLDPSQVGCAVTAGTTEYTLTPLARPGGAKLVFVPINSRTGYALELRTREGNDETVCRPGVLVYRVDANVDTGRGPVTVYDSRRNSGGCTRSPNVHAELSDAPFAPGETFKDPRRGIQITVTSADLDGNYRVTITRR
- a CDS encoding IclR family transcriptional regulator domain-containing protein gives rise to the protein MVAPATNVPPVLDGPVPAEAVAPLMRGIAVLRQLTEAGGTLSLSGLERATGLARSTVDRITATLARMGYVRLDGRDAVLTPRLMELGNAYLAALRLPALLDAHADALADELDESVSLAVGDRDGIRFIHQATRRRAMSLSFRIGDLLPAERTAPGPLFATEWTPADWHRWHERRTADPADLGFPAIPPRTDDSGADFEAYAERARVDGWALDDQLIEPGLVAVSVPVRDPRTGRVACVASVVSHTSRRTATGLRDDLLPRLRATVVAMEAELRAELRVRPAAGTPAPPSGLAAWTGASKQELGREFVESLARGLTVLTAFGESRAELTLTEVARATGLARATARRALITYEHLGYVEAHGRTFTLTPRVLSLGFPPLSHTSLPEIASPHLAELAGRVEESASLAVLAGNAGAGSGAEIQYTARVATRRIVSANITVGTRLPAYPTSVGRVLLAGLPEPERRVPDLAPLTPHTVTDPAAFAQVLAEVRRQGYALVSEELEEGLRSIAVPVRDRTGRVVAAVNVAMHTTRRTAEQCVAEVLPELYGTASRIEGELRTAGRFTRVPLT
- a CDS encoding enolase C-terminal domain-like protein, yielding MSTHTNTSTGTGTGRPTVTSFSVYPVAGRDSMELNLSGAHGPWFTRNIVILTDSEGRTGLGEVPGGEKITRTLRDAESLVVGAKVGDYKRVLAEIGARFADRDQGGRGAQTFDLRTTVHAVTAVESALLDLLGQHLDVPVAALLGDGQQRDSVRVLGYLFYVGDPDRTDLDYVREPDSDVDWYRVRHEEALTPEAIVRQAEATHALYGFRDFKLKGGVLEGTDEVKAVRALKDRFPEARITLDPNGAWSLREAIELCTPLNGTLAYAEDPCGAEDGYSGREILAEFRRATGLPTATNMIATDWRQLTHALALQSVSIPLADPHFWTMQGSVRVAQLCNAMGLTWGCHSNNHFDISLAMVTHCGAAAPGEYNALDTHWIWQEGLERLTVDPPHIVGGEIAVPDAPGLGVRVDMERVLAAHELYREKALGARDDAIGMRYLVPGWEFDGKRPCLVR
- a CDS encoding vWA domain-containing protein, which gives rise to MSTSMGYDIQFASGLDERQPVVILLDASGSMARPASSPRIDEVNSALTTLFESVRSQARLRARVEICLITFGSQVRVYDAEASALVSAEQADPDRVFVPVDRLSPPPLTAAGYTCLAPALDIALRIVVERRRALEAHRLSVLRPLIWLVTDGAPSDERGRPLDAAELAPLADRLRTAEAAPPPDGCVFLTIGVQGADRRLLEVLAPDATFMLEGLDFTEILRFLLRSSDRVSSIGTAGEVHREVARQAALQKAMSDLEEKHL
- a CDS encoding protein phosphatase 2C domain-containing protein — its product is MDDHRGLFVSGAVVQGTDHLAAGTGCQDALKSARCEGGDGVVLAVADGAGSRDRSALGAHLAVDIACRVLARDLPGGDLGGSAWTEWISGRAKEVVDTWLRATRALPPAAEYGEEPVGAGVPLDGGAGYPGPGPGPGPGPGAGAGPGEFAATLAAAVVKPPWAAFLCVGDCFGTVLTLDGDSMRERCHLVLPPPDARQPPLFLSSPGARMRVRSFALWDPDLSGVVLATDGCVPLTLDHPDVHGLPPAAGPLPSSRFFVGLAAALRDNGGDAEPLRALLCSPEAGRSGDDLTLLCALTARGERRARTGRG
- a CDS encoding protein kinase domain-containing protein — protein: MIRTRSASGREWLLGDVVGSGSEGVVYTVDGQPGLVAKLVPLPAEADNYRLRVESLVRQGREPRTVRLLSGTPSRLAWPLETLGTSGGVTGYLMRDMRRAFLPFEHVLLPTARRESLPSATWATALRTAASLAELVADLHAEGYVIGDLKPDNLWSDAEGRTGLADIDSLQFTDGRRTFPCRMRSPGYTAPEGIDSDALPDRASDCFVLAVLVHQLLMGGLHPFHGRPADGSPYFSLDDNVRNGRCRITDRGSVVLPRAAPPVDLLPRGLTALFVQVFGRSGRGDPATRPDAAAWARGLRAESRPGRLTACDRDDSHVHTVERPWCPWCDQQERGGTTWAATDTRPGNSEVRRP
- a CDS encoding 4Fe-4S single cluster domain-containing protein, yielding MTDATPDPAPAARHPQATHDDEHEGDARGPAPAARRGELTVNRVLDRCTTLGPNVRAVIWVQGCPLRCRGCVAPETLPFAGGEVRTVAELADWLTGLTDVEGVTLSGGEPFSQAQPLADLLDAVRERRPGFSAMAYSGFRHEALRRGTPGQRALLDRLDLLVDGPYVAARHGDLLWRGSSNQRVVVLTERYHHVTSLIDTGAGIEVSVGDDGRFSWAGVPAVPGFRTLLEEQLAAAGYVVDARETAAATHTRAEIRGTDERITEVQHRDDQCGPTTGGSPAPGPAGG